From Hymenobacter sediminicola:
CGGTTACCAGTTGCTTTCAAATCTGCCTGCTCCGATACCAGCCACACATCGGCGTAGTTGCCACTGCTGGTAGCTAGGCGCAGATTGGCCCAGAATTCCCATACAGTGCCACCTGTAGCGGCTTGGCAAGGCGTCACGAGTTGAAGTTGGGTGCCGGTAGTGGCCGAGCCGTCGCTTTGCAGTTGCTGGCTCGTAACCTGAAAAGAGGTAGCGTCGCCGGTCCAAGAGGGATTTTGGGTAAATTCTCCATCGGCAAAGGTTTCGGTCAGCTGAGCCGTAGCGGCCAAAGGGAGCAACACCGCTAGTAGCGGCAGCATTAGTTTCTTCACGGAGATAAGCAACTACAAATGAGTCCGCACGGCCTAGACGAAGGCAAGTCGCGCAGTGTTAAATAATGCGAAGAGAAATATAGAAAACATTCTATTCCGTACCAAACCCTCATCTTTTCCCGAACTTTGTCTTTCTAAACACGCAATTCCATGAAAGTAGCCGTAGTAGGTGCCACCGGCTTGGTCGGGGGCGAAATGCTGAAAGTATTGGCCGAGCGCAACTTCCCGGTCACCGAACTTCTGCCCGTAGCGTCCGCCAAATCGGTAGGACAGGAAATTGAATTTCAGGGCAGAAAGTACAAGGTTGTGAGTATGGATGACGCCATTGTGGCGCGCCCGGCCGTGGCCATTTTCTCGGCCGGCGGCTCCATTTCCAAAGAGCAGGCGCCGCGCTTTGCCGAAGTAGGCACTGTAGTTATCGATAACTCCTCGGCTTGGCGCATGGACCCCACCAAGAAGTTGGTGGTGCCCGAAATCAACGCCAAAGAGCTGACTGCCGACGATAAAATCATTGCCAACCCCAATTGCTCCACCATTCAGATGGTGGTGGCGCTTAACAAGCTGCACGAGCGGTATAAGGTGGAGCGTATTGTAGTAAGCACCTACCAAAGCGTGACGGGCACCGGCAAGCAAGCCGTAGACCAGCTGCAGGCAGAGCGTGCCGGCCAGACGCCCAGCAACCCCGCCTACCCGCACCGTATCGACCTGAACGTGCTTCCCCACATCGACGTGTTCGAGGACAACGGCTACACCAAGGAGGAAATGAAGATGGTGAAGGAAACGAAGAAAATCTTCGGCGACGACTCCATCCGTGTTACGGCTACTACCGTGCGTATTCCGGTCATGGGTGGCCACTC
This genomic window contains:
- a CDS encoding aspartate-semialdehyde dehydrogenase, producing MKVAVVGATGLVGGEMLKVLAERNFPVTELLPVASAKSVGQEIEFQGRKYKVVSMDDAIVARPAVAIFSAGGSISKEQAPRFAEVGTVVIDNSSAWRMDPTKKLVVPEINAKELTADDKIIANPNCSTIQMVVALNKLHERYKVERIVVSTYQSVTGTGKQAVDQLQAERAGQTPSNPAYPHRIDLNVLPHIDVFEDNGYTKEEMKMVKETKKIFGDDSIRVTATTVRIPVMGGHSEAVNVEFAQEFDLDEVREILRQTEGVEVVDDVKNNVYPMPKDAHGKDAVLVGRLRRDETQPRTLNMWVVADNLRKGAATNAVQIAETMLKMGLLTA